From Rhizobium sp. NZLR1, a single genomic window includes:
- the rpsA gene encoding 30S ribosomal protein S1 — protein sequence MSVATPSREDFAALLEESFAKNDLAEGYVTKGIVTGIEKDVAVVDVGLKVEGRIALKEFGARAKDGQLKVGDEVEVYVERIENALGEAVLSREKARREESWVKLEAKFEAGERVEGVIFNQVKGGFTVDLDGAIAFLPRSQVDIRPIRDVTPLMHNPQPFEILKMDKRRGNIVVSRRTVLEESRAEQRSEIVQNLEEGQVVDGVVKNITDYGAFVDLGGIDGLLHVTDMAWRRVNHPSEILNIGQQVKVQIIRINQETHRISLGMKQLESDPWDGIQAKYPEGKKISGTVTNITDYGAFVELEPGIEGLIHISEMSWTKKNVHPGKILSTTQEVEVVVLEVDPSKRRISLGLKQTLENPWAAFARSHPAGTEVEGEVKNKTEFGLFIGLDGDVDGMVHLSDLDWNRPGEQVIEEFNKGDVVKAVVLDVDVEKERISLGIKQLGKDAVGDAAASGDLRKNAVVSCEVIAVNDGGVEVKLVNHEDITSFIRRADLARDRDEQRPERFSVGQVFDARVTNFSKKDRKIMLSIKALEIAEEKEAVAQFGSSDSGASLGDILGAALKNRGGE from the coding sequence ATGTCAGTAGCTACTCCCTCTCGCGAGGATTTCGCGGCCCTTCTCGAAGAGTCTTTTGCCAAGAACGATCTGGCCGAAGGCTATGTTACCAAGGGTATCGTCACGGGCATCGAAAAGGATGTCGCCGTTGTTGACGTCGGCCTGAAGGTCGAAGGCCGCATCGCGCTCAAGGAATTCGGCGCCCGCGCCAAGGACGGCCAGCTCAAGGTTGGCGATGAAGTCGAAGTTTACGTTGAGCGTATCGAAAACGCGCTCGGCGAAGCAGTTCTGTCGCGCGAGAAGGCTCGCCGCGAAGAAAGCTGGGTCAAGCTCGAAGCCAAGTTCGAAGCCGGCGAGCGCGTCGAAGGTGTGATCTTCAACCAGGTCAAGGGTGGCTTCACGGTCGACCTCGACGGTGCGATCGCCTTCCTGCCACGTTCGCAGGTCGATATCCGCCCGATCCGCGACGTCACTCCGCTGATGCATAACCCGCAGCCCTTCGAAATCCTCAAGATGGACAAGCGCCGCGGCAACATCGTGGTTTCGCGCCGTACGGTTCTGGAAGAGTCCCGTGCCGAGCAGCGTTCTGAAATCGTTCAGAACCTCGAAGAAGGCCAGGTTGTCGACGGCGTTGTCAAGAACATCACCGATTACGGTGCGTTCGTCGACCTCGGCGGCATCGACGGCCTGCTGCACGTCACCGACATGGCATGGCGCCGTGTGAACCATCCGTCGGAAATCCTGAACATCGGCCAGCAGGTCAAGGTTCAGATCATCCGCATCAACCAGGAAACCCATCGCATCTCGCTCGGCATGAAGCAGCTCGAGAGCGATCCGTGGGATGGCATCCAGGCCAAGTATCCGGAAGGCAAGAAGATTTCCGGTACCGTTACGAATATCACCGACTACGGTGCGTTCGTCGAGCTGGAGCCGGGCATCGAAGGCCTGATCCATATCTCGGAAATGTCCTGGACCAAGAAGAACGTTCACCCCGGCAAGATCCTGTCGACCACCCAGGAAGTCGAAGTCGTCGTTCTCGAAGTCGATCCGTCCAAGCGCCGTATCTCGCTCGGCCTCAAGCAGACGCTGGAAAACCCGTGGGCAGCATTCGCCCGCAGCCATCCGGCCGGCACTGAAGTCGAAGGCGAAGTCAAGAACAAGACCGAATTCGGCCTGTTCATCGGCCTCGACGGCGATGTCGACGGCATGGTGCACCTCTCCGACCTCGACTGGAACCGTCCGGGCGAACAGGTCATCGAGGAGTTCAACAAGGGTGACGTCGTCAAGGCCGTCGTTCTCGACGTCGATGTCGAGAAGGAACGCATCTCGCTCGGCATCAAGCAGCTCGGCAAGGATGCAGTCGGCGACGCCGCTGCATCAGGCGACCTGCGCAAGAATGCAGTCGTTTCCTGCGAAGTCATCGCAGTCAACGATGGCGGCGTTGAAGTGAAGCTCGTCAACCACGAGGACATCACTTCCTTCATCCGCCGCGCTGACCTTGCCCGCGACCGCGACGAACAGCGCCCTGAGCGCTTCTCGGTCGGCCAGGTCTTCGACGCCCGCGTCACCAACTTCTCCAAGAAGGACCGCAAGATCATGCTGTCCATCAAGGCTCTGGAGATTGCGGAAGAGAAGGAAGCCGTTGCCCAGTTCGGTTCGTCCGACAGCGGCGCTTCGCTCGGCGACATCCTGGGCGCAGCCCTGAAGAACCGCGGCGGCGAATAA
- the cmk gene encoding (d)CMP kinase — translation MTTKTFTIAIDGPAAAGKGTLSRRIAERYGFHHLDTGLTYRATAKALLDAGLPLDDEAVAEKIAREVELAGLDRDILSKHEIGEAASKIAVMPAVRRALVEAQRRFSIKAPGTVLDGRDIGTVVCPDAAVKFYVTATPEVRARRRYDEILGKGATADFDAIFEDVKRRDERDMGRADSPLKPADDAHLLDTSEMSIEAAFQAAQSIIDAVLSRNA, via the coding sequence ATGACAACGAAGACCTTCACCATCGCCATCGATGGCCCGGCGGCGGCCGGCAAGGGCACGCTTTCGCGCCGCATCGCCGAGCGATACGGCTTCCATCATCTGGATACCGGCCTGACCTATCGCGCCACAGCCAAGGCGCTGCTCGACGCCGGCCTGCCGCTCGACGACGAGGCGGTGGCGGAAAAGATCGCGCGGGAGGTTGAACTCGCTGGATTGGATCGCGATATACTTTCCAAACATGAGATCGGCGAAGCCGCCTCGAAGATTGCCGTGATGCCGGCGGTGCGCCGGGCGCTGGTCGAGGCGCAGCGGCGGTTTTCGATAAAGGCGCCGGGAACCGTGCTCGACGGGCGTGATATCGGCACGGTCGTCTGCCCGGATGCGGCGGTCAAATTCTACGTAACGGCGACGCCGGAGGTCCGCGCAAGACGCCGTTACGACGAGATCCTCGGCAAGGGCGCGACGGCGGATTTCGATGCGATTTTCGAAGACGTCAAACGGCGCGACGAACGCGACATGGGACGGGCCGACAGCCCTTTGAAACCAGCTGATGATGCGCACTTGCTTGATACGTCGGAAATGAGTATAGAGGCCGCGTTTCAAGCTGCACAATCGATCATCGATGCGGTCTTGAGCCGAAATGCCTAA
- a CDS encoding TIGR02300 family protein — MAKAELGTKRTDPETGKKFYDLNRDPVVSPYTGKSYPLSFFQETSAIAEVAEEDEVAEVDTENTEVELVSLEDADEAASGDDIPDIGDDDVEIEGDDDDDTFLTPDEDDDDDDMSDIIGVTGDDDEV; from the coding sequence GTGGCGAAAGCGGAACTTGGAACCAAGCGTACCGATCCGGAAACCGGCAAGAAGTTTTATGATCTGAACCGGGATCCGGTCGTTTCTCCTTATACCGGCAAGTCCTACCCCCTGTCCTTCTTCCAGGAAACCTCGGCGATCGCCGAGGTTGCCGAGGAAGACGAGGTCGCGGAAGTCGATACTGAAAACACCGAAGTCGAACTGGTTTCGCTGGAAGATGCCGATGAGGCCGCAAGCGGCGACGACATCCCCGATATCGGCGATGACGATGTCGAAATCGAAGGCGATGACGACGACGATACCTTCCTCACACCCGACGAAGACGATGACGACGATGACATGAGCGACATCATCGGCGTGACCGGCGACGACGACGAAGTCTGA
- a CDS encoding GIY-YIG nuclease family protein: MWYVYILRSVDFLDQEYTGSTADLKQRFAAHNAGKSTHTAKFAPWILFWYCAFPDKHKALEFEAYLKSHSGRAFASKRLVQPHSDPGKL; the protein is encoded by the coding sequence ATGTGGTATGTCTATATTCTCCGCAGCGTCGATTTTCTCGATCAGGAATATACCGGGTCTACCGCAGATCTGAAACAACGGTTCGCCGCTCACAATGCCGGAAAATCCACCCACACGGCCAAATTTGCACCATGGATTTTGTTCTGGTATTGCGCCTTTCCTGACAAACACAAAGCGCTTGAATTCGAAGCATATCTGAAATCGCATTCCGGCAGGGCTTTTGCCAGCAAGAGACTGGTCCAGCCGCATTCGGATCCAGGTAAACTCTAA
- a CDS encoding YoaK family protein: MTRARRRRLIRTRRTMTGIALVGSISFLAGMTDATGLLLTGDFVSFMTGNTTRAALALSQGNLYHAAVLISAILVFVLGNAAGIVVAHFSQRRIFVVLGCVGLVLALASMMTMQNLLLSRFYLIVLAMGMVNAAVEQIEGLPIGLTYVTGALSRFGRGIGRWIIGDRRIEWTIQIVPWGGMLLGAIAGALVTRLTGAYALWLVSLFAMVLALAAMFIPRPLQRRFNQKIAPHRSAVARAK; the protein is encoded by the coding sequence ATGACCAGAGCACGACGCCGTCGCCTCATCCGCACCCGACGGACCATGACCGGGATCGCCCTCGTTGGCTCGATTTCGTTTCTTGCCGGCATGACCGATGCGACCGGCCTGCTGCTGACCGGCGATTTCGTCTCCTTCATGACCGGCAATACGACGCGGGCGGCATTGGCCTTGAGCCAGGGCAACCTTTATCACGCGGCGGTACTGATCTCCGCCATTCTGGTTTTCGTGCTCGGCAATGCGGCCGGCATTGTCGTCGCCCATTTTTCGCAACGCCGCATTTTCGTGGTGCTTGGATGCGTCGGCCTCGTCCTGGCACTTGCTTCGATGATGACGATGCAAAACTTGCTGCTGTCGCGCTTCTATTTGATCGTTCTTGCCATGGGCATGGTGAACGCCGCCGTCGAGCAAATCGAGGGCCTGCCGATCGGGCTGACTTATGTCACAGGCGCACTGTCGCGCTTCGGCCGCGGCATCGGCCGCTGGATCATCGGCGATCGCCGTATCGAATGGACGATCCAGATCGTGCCCTGGGGCGGCATGCTGCTCGGGGCGATTGCCGGCGCCCTCGTGACGCGACTGACCGGCGCGTATGCGCTGTGGCTGGTCTCCCTTTTTGCGATGGTGCTTGCGCTTGCCGCCATGTTCATCCCCCGGCCGCTTCAGCGGCGCTTCAACCAGAAGATCGCGCCGCATCGATCGGCCGTCGCGCGGGCGAAATAG
- a CDS encoding YdcF family protein encodes MFLISKLVWIFAQPLSLAFFLLIIALIAGLLRWRTLSILGAAGSALILFVTLYTTAGNLMMQGLEQRFAKPAADPDSLQCMIVLGGAFENEVNTARHGIEFNAAADRFVEALRLAQKFPQSHILVSGGDGSLSGIYEGDAAASERFFPLFGVGRDRLIEEKQSRTTFENAVNTKEFLASQGLANCLLITSGFHMPRSVGIFRKLGIDIVPWPTDYRTDGEVRPGLDFTQPSLNAQNMATAIREWYGLVGYYLAGRTSELYPG; translated from the coding sequence TTGTTCCTGATTTCGAAGCTCGTCTGGATTTTCGCTCAGCCGTTGTCGCTGGCATTCTTCCTCCTCATCATTGCCCTCATTGCCGGCCTTTTGCGCTGGCGTACCTTAAGTATCCTCGGCGCAGCCGGTTCGGCCCTTATCCTCTTCGTCACGCTCTACACCACGGCCGGCAACCTCATGATGCAGGGTCTCGAGCAGCGCTTCGCCAAGCCCGCCGCCGATCCGGATAGCCTGCAATGCATGATCGTGCTCGGCGGCGCTTTCGAAAACGAGGTGAACACGGCGCGCCATGGCATAGAATTCAACGCCGCGGCCGACCGCTTCGTCGAAGCCCTGCGGCTCGCACAGAAATTTCCGCAGTCGCACATTCTGGTGTCGGGCGGCGACGGCTCGCTCTCGGGCATCTACGAAGGCGATGCGGCGGCATCCGAGCGCTTCTTCCCGCTCTTCGGCGTCGGCAGGGATCGCCTGATCGAGGAGAAGCAATCGCGCACCACCTTCGAAAACGCCGTCAACACCAAGGAATTCCTCGCAAGCCAGGGGCTTGCCAATTGCCTGCTGATCACCTCGGGTTTTCATATGCCGCGCTCCGTCGGCATCTTCCGCAAGCTCGGCATCGATATCGTGCCCTGGCCGACCGATTATCGCACCGACGGTGAGGTGAGGCCGGGGTTGGATTTCACCCAGCCGAGCCTCAACGCCCAGAACATGGCGACGGCGATCCGCGAATGGTACGGCCTGGTCGGCTATTATCTCGCCGGCCGGACATCGGAGCTCTATCCGGGCTGA
- a CDS encoding trimeric intracellular cation channel family protein, with the protein MSLLVYLDYAGIALFAATGALAASRKQLDLIGFLFFAMVTGTGGGTVRDIVLGRVPVFWVLNPAYILVCCVMGIVVFFTAHLLESRYRLLIWLDAIGLAAYCVLGAAKGLAATGSPTIAIVTGTLTATFGGILRDLMANEPSVLLRPEIYVTAALVGAGVFTLANALGMPLYLASACGVVAAFAVRGGALWFGWTFPTYRHKPGRHPDDVM; encoded by the coding sequence ATGTCCTTGCTCGTTTATCTCGATTATGCCGGCATTGCGCTGTTTGCTGCGACAGGCGCGCTTGCCGCCTCGCGCAAGCAGCTGGACCTGATCGGCTTTCTGTTTTTCGCCATGGTCACGGGAACGGGCGGCGGCACCGTGCGCGATATCGTGCTCGGTCGCGTGCCGGTCTTTTGGGTGCTGAACCCCGCCTATATCCTCGTCTGCTGCGTCATGGGCATCGTCGTTTTCTTTACCGCCCACCTGCTGGAATCACGCTATCGCCTGCTGATCTGGCTGGATGCGATCGGTCTTGCCGCCTATTGCGTGCTCGGCGCCGCCAAGGGCCTTGCCGCCACCGGTTCGCCGACCATCGCGATCGTAACCGGCACGCTGACGGCGACCTTCGGCGGCATTCTGCGCGATCTGATGGCAAACGAGCCTTCGGTGCTCTTGCGGCCGGAAATATACGTCACCGCAGCCCTCGTCGGCGCCGGTGTGTTCACGCTCGCCAATGCGCTGGGAATGCCGCTCTATCTGGCGTCTGCCTGCGGCGTGGTGGCGGCCTTTGCGGTGCGCGGCGGAGCACTGTGGTTCGGCTGGACCTTCCCGACTTACAGACACAAGCCCGGCCGGCATCCCGACGATGTGATGTGA
- the irrA gene encoding iron response transcriptional regulator IrrA, translated as MTGALPIAIEVRLRGAGLRPTRQRVALGDLLFAKGDRHLTVEELHEEAVAAGVPVSLATVYNTLHQFTEAGLIRVLAVESARTYFDTNVSDHHHFFVEGENEVLDIPVSNLTIANLPEPPEGMEIAHVDVVIRLRAKQG; from the coding sequence ATGACGGGTGCACTCCCGATCGCAATAGAGGTAAGGCTGCGCGGCGCGGGCCTGCGCCCCACCCGCCAGCGTGTCGCGCTCGGCGACCTCCTGTTTGCCAAGGGCGACCGGCACCTGACCGTTGAGGAACTGCATGAGGAGGCGGTTGCAGCCGGCGTTCCGGTGTCGCTGGCAACGGTCTACAACACGCTGCACCAGTTCACTGAAGCCGGTCTCATCCGCGTTCTCGCTGTCGAGAGCGCCAGGACCTATTTCGACACCAATGTTTCCGACCACCACCATTTCTTCGTCGAAGGCGAAAACGAGGTACTCGATATTCCGGTCAGCAACCTGACGATCGCCAACCTGCCGGAGCCGCCGGAGGGGATGGAAATCGCCCATGTCGACGTGGTGATCCGTCTGCGGGCGAAGCAGGGCTGA
- the fabA gene encoding 3-hydroxyacyl-[acyl-carrier-protein] dehydratase FabA produces MTTRQSSFSYDELIACAHGELFGPGNAQLPLPPMLMVHRITDISETGGTFDKGYLRAEYDVRPDDWYFPCHFEGNPIMPGCLGLDGMWQLTGFFLGWLGEAGRGMALSTGEVKFKGMVRPQTKLIEYGIDFKRVMRGRLVLGTADGWLKADGETIYQAADLRVGLSKDKTA; encoded by the coding sequence ATGACGACAAGACAATCCAGCTTCTCGTACGACGAACTCATCGCCTGCGCACATGGCGAGCTGTTCGGGCCCGGCAATGCGCAGCTTCCCCTGCCGCCCATGCTGATGGTTCACCGCATCACCGATATTTCCGAAACGGGCGGGACTTTCGACAAGGGTTATCTCAGGGCCGAATACGACGTACGCCCTGACGATTGGTATTTTCCCTGCCATTTCGAAGGCAATCCGATTATGCCGGGCTGCCTCGGCCTTGATGGCATGTGGCAGCTGACCGGCTTCTTCCTGGGCTGGCTCGGCGAGGCAGGCCGCGGCATGGCCCTGTCGACAGGCGAAGTGAAATTCAAGGGCATGGTCCGGCCCCAGACGAAGCTGATCGAATACGGCATCGACTTCAAGCGTGTCATGCGCGGCCGTCTGGTCCTCGGCACGGCCGACGGCTGGCTGAAGGCCGACGGCGAGACCATATACCAGGCGGCCGATCTTCGCGTCGGTCTCTCGAAAGACAAGACGGCCTGA
- the fabB gene encoding beta-ketoacyl-ACP synthase I: MRRVVVTGLGVVSSIGNDAAEVTESLRQAKSGISFSSDFAEHGFRCQVWGSPKLGSAELAELVDRRAMRFLSQGGAWNHVAMKQALADSGLEEKDYAQNERTGIIMGSGGPSTRTLIEAAEITVKNNSPKRIGPFAVPKAMSSTASATLATWFKIHGVNYSISSACSTSAHCIGNAAEMIQWGKQDVMFAGGHEDLDWTMSNLFDAMGAMSSKYNDTPDTASRAYDVNRDGFVIAGGAGVLVLEELEHAKARGAKIYAEIVGYGATSDGYDMVAPSGEGAIRCMRQALATVKGDVDYVNTHGTSTPVGDSKEIGAIREVFGAKIPHIQSTKSLTGHSLGAAGVQESIYSLLMMQHGFIGESAHISELDPEFEGVPIVRKRIDDAKIDIALSNSFGFGGTNATLVFQRYNG, translated from the coding sequence ATGAGACGGGTAGTTGTCACGGGTCTGGGTGTGGTGTCCTCGATCGGAAACGACGCCGCCGAAGTCACCGAATCCTTGCGGCAGGCAAAGTCCGGTATCTCCTTCTCCAGCGATTTCGCCGAGCACGGCTTCAGGTGCCAGGTCTGGGGCAGCCCCAAGCTCGGTTCGGCGGAGCTGGCCGAACTGGTCGATCGCCGCGCCATGCGCTTCCTGTCGCAGGGCGGCGCCTGGAACCATGTCGCCATGAAGCAGGCACTTGCCGATTCCGGGCTGGAAGAGAAGGACTACGCTCAGAACGAGCGCACCGGCATCATCATGGGCTCCGGCGGTCCGTCCACCCGCACCCTGATCGAGGCGGCCGAGATCACCGTGAAGAACAACAGCCCGAAGCGCATCGGCCCCTTCGCCGTGCCGAAGGCGATGTCCTCGACCGCATCGGCGACGCTTGCCACCTGGTTCAAGATCCACGGCGTCAATTATTCGATCTCGTCTGCCTGCTCGACATCGGCGCATTGCATCGGCAACGCCGCCGAGATGATCCAGTGGGGCAAGCAGGACGTGATGTTCGCCGGCGGCCACGAGGATCTCGATTGGACCATGTCCAACCTCTTCGACGCCATGGGCGCCATGTCCTCCAAGTACAACGATACGCCCGATACCGCTTCGCGCGCCTATGATGTCAACCGCGACGGTTTTGTCATCGCCGGCGGCGCCGGCGTGCTGGTGCTCGAGGAGCTGGAGCACGCCAAGGCCCGCGGCGCCAAGATCTACGCCGAAATCGTCGGCTACGGCGCAACCTCGGATGGCTACGACATGGTCGCCCCCTCGGGCGAGGGCGCCATCCGCTGCATGCGCCAGGCGCTCGCCACCGTCAAAGGCGATGTCGACTACGTCAACACCCACGGCACCTCGACGCCGGTCGGCGACAGCAAGGAAATCGGCGCCATCCGCGAGGTATTCGGCGCCAAGATCCCGCATATTCAGTCGACCAAGTCGCTGACCGGTCATTCGCTCGGCGCTGCCGGCGTGCAGGAATCGATCTATTCCCTGTTGATGATGCAACATGGCTTCATCGGCGAAAGCGCTCATATCTCAGAGCTCGATCCGGAATTCGAAGGCGTGCCGATCGTGCGCAAGCGTATCGACGATGCGAAGATCGATATCGCCCTCTCCAACTCCTTCGGCTTCGGCGGCACCAACGCCACGCTGGTCTTCCAGCGTTATAACGGATAA
- the fabI gene encoding enoyl-ACP reductase FabI, translating into MSGIMQGKRGLIMGVANNHSIAWGISKALAAQGAELAFTYQGDALGKRVKPLAAEVGSDFVLPCDVEDVASVDTVVDAISERWGKLDFIVHAIGFSDKNELKGLYADTTRENFSRTMVISCFSFTEIAKRCAPLMEDGGAMLTLTYNGSTRVIPNYNVMGVAKAALEASVRYLAADYGPRGIRVNAISAGPIRTLAGAGISDARAILSWNQRNAPLRKSVTIDQVGGSALYLLSDLSAGVTGEIHFVDAGFNVTSMPTLDTLRRADVE; encoded by the coding sequence ATGTCGGGAATCATGCAGGGTAAGCGCGGCCTCATCATGGGCGTCGCAAACAACCATTCGATCGCCTGGGGGATTTCAAAAGCTCTCGCCGCACAGGGTGCGGAACTCGCCTTCACCTATCAGGGCGATGCGCTGGGCAAGCGCGTCAAGCCGCTGGCTGCCGAAGTCGGCTCGGATTTCGTGCTGCCCTGCGATGTCGAGGACGTCGCCTCGGTCGATACCGTGGTCGACGCGATCAGCGAGCGCTGGGGCAAACTCGATTTCATCGTCCACGCCATCGGTTTTTCCGACAAGAACGAGCTGAAGGGTCTCTACGCCGATACGACGCGGGAGAATTTCAGCCGCACCATGGTCATTTCCTGTTTCTCCTTCACCGAGATCGCCAAGCGCTGTGCTCCGTTGATGGAAGACGGCGGTGCGATGCTGACACTGACCTATAACGGTTCGACGCGCGTGATCCCGAATTACAACGTCATGGGCGTCGCCAAGGCAGCGCTTGAGGCTTCGGTGCGTTATCTCGCCGCCGATTACGGTCCGCGGGGCATCCGCGTCAACGCAATATCAGCCGGCCCGATCCGGACGCTGGCCGGCGCTGGCATCTCCGATGCGCGCGCGATCCTTTCCTGGAACCAGCGCAATGCGCCGCTGCGCAAGTCCGTGACCATCGATCAGGTCGGCGGTTCGGCTCTCTACCTGCTCTCCGACCTTTCCGCCGGCGTCACCGGCGAAATCCATTTCGTCGACGCGGGTTTCAACGTCACCTCCATGCCGACGCTGGACACGTTGCGCAGAGCGGACGTCGAATAG